The segment CCCCAGATTGACCGGGCCCTGAAAAAGGTGGTCCGCAAGCTTGAGGATAAGAGCAAGGACGATTACCGCGACTTTTAGCACACGTTCTTATTAGAACAAAAGGAACCCAAGGGGACTGTCTCATTCGCAGGCAGCCCCTTTTTTTATCCTCCCCGCAGGCCTAAATCAGGTCCTCAACACAAACAAACCATGGCGTGTATTTCCCAATCAACCAAACTCCGGTATTCTCCGGCAGGCGGGGAACGCCGAAGACCTGGGGGCCCCGGTGGGTATCGGCCGGCGGTGGCTGAGCGGCCTGCTACAAGTGAAATTTACAGAAAGAGTGTTTCGTATTCATCGGCCGGCTTTCTGGAATGTCTTGTAGTGCGCAAAAAATGGTTCGACAAGGTTCGGCCACCAAGGTGGCGGGAAAGCCCCCTTGGTGGTCCGAGGTAGGCAGGCCGCGGCGGACAACGGCGGAAGATCGAATTCACTCTACTCAGAGCATCCCCCGCATCTTGACAGGTGCTGAGAGAATACGGTATTGTATGCGAACCTGATGCCCAGGTGGCGGAATTGGTAGACGCGCTAGATTCAGGTTCTAGTGGGGGCAACCCCGTGGAGGTTCAAGTCCTCTTCTGGGCATAGAAAAAGCAGATTGGCCTCTGGCCGGTCTGCTTTTTTTTGTGTCCAATGACCGGCGGACTTGAAGCGGAGGCGCGGAGTAATTCAAGACCCAACCCTCGGGTAGTGCCGCCACCATACATAGTTGCAACTCGCAGTACGCTGCAAAACCGTAACCCCCAGGTACAGAACCCAGGAAAACACCGGTTACTTGCACAAACCCTCCGGTGCTGGTACTATCGGGTACTCATTTTTAGGGAGAATCGACGGGATGATAGACAGAAACTAGGGAGTACCGGACAACTCGAAGCGGCACGTACTCACTGTTTCTCTATCCTCAGCCGCTCATAAATACCTTTAGGAGGTGATTATGGGCAAGTCGTTCCTTCATATATCGGAACTAACGTTTTCCTATCCCCAATCACATACGAATATCTTCAACCACTTTAGTATCCAACTCCCAGAGGGATGGACCGCTGTAACCGGGGCAAACGGGAGCGGAAAATCCACCCTCTTGAAGCTTGTTGCGGGGCGGCTTATCCCGGAAGCGGGTCAGATCCGATTTGACGGTACCTGTGTATACTGTCCCCAGGAGGTCAGGGTTATGGAAGAGAACCTTATTGGTTTCTTTTCCGAGCTTTACGATGGAAACTCCCTTGCGGGTAGATTGTTCAGTCAGCTGGAGCTGGACCATGATTGGCCGTACCGCTGGGAAAGCCTGAGTTACGGTGAGCGCAAGCGATTCCAGCTGGCCCGGGTGCTACTCGATGACCCGGAGGTGTTACTATTGGATGAGCCTACCAATCATCTGGATACCCGGGCACAACACTTGGTTTCGGAAGTACTCTCGGACTACCACGGTATAGCCCTTCTGGTAAGCCATGACCGGCGGCTTCTGAACCGGCTGACCACCCACACCCTCATGCTCTCATCCGCCGGTGACGGGGCTGAACCGAGATTTTTTAAGGGCAATTGGGACAGCGCTTGGACACAGTATGAACAGGAGCAGGAAACACTGCTGAAAAACCGCCGAAAGGCCCAGGTTGAAGAACAACGCCTGAGGCGGGAAATCCAACGGCGCAAGCAAGAGGCTCAGGGACATAAAAAGGACTTCAGCAAACGGCATCTCGACCCCAAAGACCATGACGGCAAGGGAAAGATTGATCTCATGAGGCTCACATCCAAGGATGCTACTGGAGCCAACGTTATTAAGAACCTTGAAGGCAGGGTTCAGGATCTACAGGACGGTCAGATCAAGCCCGATTACCGGAAAAAAACAGGAGTTACCCTGATTTCCCGCTCATTTGCTTCGGATTCCTTTTTTCAACTGGAGCCAGGGACTCTAGACCTGGGTGAAAAAAGGCTTGTTTATCCGGAGATTAGCATGGCTGCGGCGGACAGGATCTGCCTGGTGGGCCCGAACGGATCCGGAAAAACCAGTATTATTCGGCTGATTCTGAGCAAGTCGGGGTTGGGAAAAGAAGACTACGCCTACCTGCCCCAGGAGATACCTTCCCAAGACGCCGAAGATCTATTACTGCAATTCTCATCTCTAAACAACACAGAACGGGGAGAGATTCTTTCCCACTATTCCAGGCTCAATGGTGATCCCCAGTCCTTACAGGATGAGGATGTGCCGAGTCCCGGGGAACTACGCAAGATCCTGGTGGCTATGGCGTTTTTTAGAGCAATTCCCCTGATAATCCTCGATGAGCCTACGAATCATTTGGACCTTCCCTCACGGATGGCCCTGGAGGAGGCCTTGGTCCAGTATACTGGCGCAGTACTGCTGGTGAGTCACGATGACGAGTTCCGGGATAAAATTGGTTGCAGAATTTGGGATATCTGTCAGAATGGACAAGTTCATAGGTTGCAGCGGGATTAGTAACCCGCTGCCTGACGGGAAAGACTTGTGCCAATGTCATTTGTGGGGTAATTTTCCCTTCATACCGGGTACCGGGCTTCTAGTCGGAATCACCTGCAATACTGAGGTTGCCATGCACAATAAAATCACCATAAAGGATATAGCCCGGGAAGCTGGGGTTGGTATAAGCACTGTTTCCCGGGTCCTCAACGGATACCCCCTGGTAAAGGAAGAAACCAGAACAAGGGTTTTGGATATCTGCAATAAGAGAAACTTCATTCCCAACGGCGCCGCGAGAATGCTGGTTAAAAAATCGGGACAGGAAAATACCATCGCCATAGTCATGTCGGAGATCGCCCACCAGTTTTTCTTCGAACTCATCTCCAGTATGCAGGCCAATATGAGGAATGCTGGTTTTCATGCCATGATCTTCAACACCGACCAAGGCCGGGAATCGGTGATTCAGTACATCATTGAGCTGGGAATCTCGGCAGTCATTATTATGGGCACCCCTCAAATATCGGATGCCGATAAAGAACTGCTCCGGTTATACCGGGTGCCGCTTCTGTACATTGATCGCCACGATAAAGATTCCAACTTCATCACCTATTCCAATCACCACGGCGGCCGTCTGGCTGCCTCATACCTGGCAGAGAAGGGAGCCACCCAGGTGATGCTGGTAGGACTCACCGACCGGTCTGAACCCCAGGTGGACCGGTTTGAGGGGTTTCTGGCATACATTAAGGACGCCAATCTGCCCATGAGGACCCAGGAAGTATTGGTCTCTGACGAACAGGGAGCCTATACCTTGGCGAAGTCATTGATGTTGGATCAATCCATAGACGGCTATTTTTTCTTTATCGATACCATGGCAATGGCGGGAAAACAGGCAGCCAGGGATCTAAATAGAAACGTTCCCATTATTGGATACGATGATATATTTCCCGCCCGCTTTATGAATCTAACCACCGTCAGACAATCAGTAGCGGTACTGGGCGAGAAAACGGTCGGAATTATCAAAACTCTGATAACAGAACATCCAGATCATCTGATACAGGAAATCCTTACTCCGGAACTAATTATACGCGACTGACCTCACACGGACAGCAAAAGCCTCCATCTCGGAGAATTACTGGCGAAGTAGGTTCCTTCAAATCGGATCTTTGAAGGAGCCATGGGCTGGAATAGCAGAACTTTTGCAATTGGCACGTTGGAAAATCCTTGACAACAAAAAGATTATGCCTGACCATATATACCAGAAAATGAAAACGTTTTCATTTTCAGATTTTTTTAATGGAGGACTTCTTTATGAAGCGACTAACTGCTCTTGTTTTAATCCTGGTAGCAGCCACAGGATTTGTATTTGCTGGAGGAGATCAAGAGGGAGGCGGAGTGCCCCGACTCGAGATTCTCCAGAATAAGCCCGAAATAGATGCTCAACTCAAAGCCTATGCTGCAGCATGGGGACAAAAAAACGGTGTCCAGGTTGTAGTAAAGACCGTTGGAGGTTCGGTCGACGTAGACGTTGACCAGATGCTCACCATCGGGTATGCAGCCGGAGAAATGCCGGATATCTTCGTATTTCCCGGAGTGGCGGACTATGAAAAATGGTCGGAAGTAATTCTTGATGTTTCTGATCAGCCCTGGGTTGAAGAGACCTCGGTAGAATTCACCTATGACGGAAAGGTCTACGGCTTCCCTGTTGCAGTTGAGGGCTGGGGCCTTGCCTACAATGCCGACATCCTTGAGGCTGCCGGTGTTGATCCTGCTTCATTGGTGAACTATGCAGGTTACAAGGCAGCTTTCGAGAAAATTGACTCTATGAAAGCGGAATTAGGCCTGGAATCTGTGGTCTCCATGGCTGCATCCATTTCTATGTCGTGGGTAACCGCTCACCATAACTTCAACAGCCTACTTTCCGCAGGACTTCCCTACGGTGACCTTTCGGTGGTAAACGATCTTTTGGCGGGTAATGTAGATATGGCACGTCTGAGCCAATATGCCGACTGGGTTGAACTGCTCTTCACATACGCCGACCAGGCGGTACTGCTGACCGGAGATTACGATGCCCAGGTTGGCGCCTTCGCCCAGGGCAAGGCTGCATTCCTGCACCAAGGAAACTGGGCGGATGGTAACATTGAGGCTGCTGGCGCGGAATTCCCCCGGGCATTCGCTCCCCACGGCGCTCTCGCTACCGAAACAGACGGTATCTTTGCCTCAGCCCCGGCATACTACGCCATCAATGCTGATTCGGATGTTCAGGAACTTGCAAAGAAATTCCTGAATGACCTGGTATTCACCGATGCCGGACATCGCTACATGGTAGAGGAAGCCGGAATGATTCCCGCCTTTGCCTCAGTAGAACTGTCCCCCGCCTCCCCCCTGTCTCAGTCCGTACAGGAATGGGTTGCTTCCGGCAAGGTATACAGCTGGAACCAGTATTACTTCAGCGATTCCTTCCGTGACGACACCCTTGGTCCCATTTATAACCAGTTCGCCAGCGGAACCCTTTCAAAGGCCCAATTCATTCAGGCAATGAAGCAAGCCTTCGAATCACGGTAATCAGCTAACGGGATGGCGTGTACCCGCAGTGACCGGAAAAGCCGAAGGCTTGTACTGGGCATTGGGAATACACGCCAGTTGACTGAAGTTGCGAAGCAGCGGA is part of the Spirochaeta lutea genome and harbors:
- a CDS encoding ATP-binding cassette domain-containing protein, giving the protein MGKSFLHISELTFSYPQSHTNIFNHFSIQLPEGWTAVTGANGSGKSTLLKLVAGRLIPEAGQIRFDGTCVYCPQEVRVMEENLIGFFSELYDGNSLAGRLFSQLELDHDWPYRWESLSYGERKRFQLARVLLDDPEVLLLDEPTNHLDTRAQHLVSEVLSDYHGIALLVSHDRRLLNRLTTHTLMLSSAGDGAEPRFFKGNWDSAWTQYEQEQETLLKNRRKAQVEEQRLRREIQRRKQEAQGHKKDFSKRHLDPKDHDGKGKIDLMRLTSKDATGANVIKNLEGRVQDLQDGQIKPDYRKKTGVTLISRSFASDSFFQLEPGTLDLGEKRLVYPEISMAAADRICLVGPNGSGKTSIIRLILSKSGLGKEDYAYLPQEIPSQDAEDLLLQFSSLNNTERGEILSHYSRLNGDPQSLQDEDVPSPGELRKILVAMAFFRAIPLIILDEPTNHLDLPSRMALEEALVQYTGAVLLVSHDDEFRDKIGCRIWDICQNGQVHRLQRD
- a CDS encoding LacI family DNA-binding transcriptional regulator, with translation MHNKITIKDIAREAGVGISTVSRVLNGYPLVKEETRTRVLDICNKRNFIPNGAARMLVKKSGQENTIAIVMSEIAHQFFFELISSMQANMRNAGFHAMIFNTDQGRESVIQYIIELGISAVIIMGTPQISDADKELLRLYRVPLLYIDRHDKDSNFITYSNHHGGRLAASYLAEKGATQVMLVGLTDRSEPQVDRFEGFLAYIKDANLPMRTQEVLVSDEQGAYTLAKSLMLDQSIDGYFFFIDTMAMAGKQAARDLNRNVPIIGYDDIFPARFMNLTTVRQSVAVLGEKTVGIIKTLITEHPDHLIQEILTPELIIRD
- a CDS encoding ABC transporter substrate-binding protein, which gives rise to MKRLTALVLILVAATGFVFAGGDQEGGGVPRLEILQNKPEIDAQLKAYAAAWGQKNGVQVVVKTVGGSVDVDVDQMLTIGYAAGEMPDIFVFPGVADYEKWSEVILDVSDQPWVEETSVEFTYDGKVYGFPVAVEGWGLAYNADILEAAGVDPASLVNYAGYKAAFEKIDSMKAELGLESVVSMAASISMSWVTAHHNFNSLLSAGLPYGDLSVVNDLLAGNVDMARLSQYADWVELLFTYADQAVLLTGDYDAQVGAFAQGKAAFLHQGNWADGNIEAAGAEFPRAFAPHGALATETDGIFASAPAYYAINADSDVQELAKKFLNDLVFTDAGHRYMVEEAGMIPAFASVELSPASPLSQSVQEWVASGKVYSWNQYYFSDSFRDDTLGPIYNQFASGTLSKAQFIQAMKQAFESR